The Fulvivirga ligni genome window below encodes:
- a CDS encoding PadR family transcriptional regulator: protein MRKTYIGELEEVVLLTVAVLQEEAYGVAIGLYLGRELGRKLSISAIHATLNRLAEKGYVDSHLGGATAERGGRRKRYFKVTTSGSRILTEIQQVRSQLWSQLPPNALAT from the coding sequence ATGCGTAAGACCTACATTGGAGAACTGGAAGAGGTGGTGTTGCTCACTGTTGCCGTGCTACAGGAGGAAGCCTATGGTGTGGCCATCGGGCTATATCTGGGGCGGGAGCTGGGCAGGAAGCTGAGTATTAGCGCTATACATGCTACGCTTAATCGACTGGCCGAAAAAGGCTATGTGGATTCTCACTTGGGAGGGGCTACCGCAGAAAGGGGAGGGCGTCGTAAGCGCTATTTTAAGGTCACTACCTCGGGCAGTAGAATCCTCACAGAGATACAGCAGGTAAGGTCACAGCTATGGAGTCAGTTGCCACCAAATGC
- a CDS encoding NUDIX domain-containing protein, producing MATAVIIARFQTPYLHEGHIELINHVKTIHSKVVIVLGVAPITGSRKNPFDYYAREKMIKSAYPEVVVLPLSDHSSDVSWSSQLDALLRTTFPTESFILYGSRDSFIPYYHGHLTTQELPEYGDYNATELRKLYADQVSDSRDFRAGILYAYHHQYPKVYPTVDIAVFRNDRSEILLAKKEATAQWRLPGGFTDPTDNSYEEAANRELKEECGGLEIGSLTYETSQKINDWRYRNEVDQIITTLYSCDYMAGTPTPQDDIQHLRWFQVDELMQMIEKQDITEEHSAMLQLLAHKYTKSLTLN from the coding sequence ATGGCTACAGCAGTTATCATCGCCAGATTTCAGACCCCTTATTTACATGAAGGACATATTGAGCTGATCAATCATGTGAAAACCATTCACTCGAAGGTGGTCATAGTGCTGGGAGTAGCTCCCATTACTGGTAGTAGAAAGAATCCTTTTGATTATTATGCTCGTGAGAAAATGATAAAGTCAGCCTACCCTGAGGTGGTGGTGCTGCCATTGTCTGATCATTCTAGTGATGTGAGTTGGTCTTCGCAGTTGGACGCACTGTTAAGAACCACCTTCCCTACTGAGTCATTCATTCTGTATGGCAGTAGAGATAGCTTTATTCCTTATTATCATGGCCACCTCACCACTCAGGAACTTCCTGAATATGGTGATTATAATGCCACTGAGCTAAGAAAGCTATATGCAGATCAGGTCAGTGATAGTCGGGATTTTAGAGCCGGTATTTTATATGCATATCATCATCAATATCCAAAGGTTTATCCTACTGTAGACATAGCAGTGTTCAGAAATGACAGGTCAGAAATATTGTTGGCTAAAAAGGAAGCTACGGCCCAATGGCGACTGCCAGGCGGCTTTACTGATCCTACTGATAACAGCTATGAAGAGGCAGCCAATCGTGAGTTAAAAGAAGAATGTGGTGGCCTTGAAATTGGTTCATTAACCTATGAAACTTCTCAGAAGATCAATGACTGGCGCTATCGAAATGAAGTGGATCAGATCATCACCACCCTGTATAGCTGTGATTATATGGCAGGCACCCCTACTCCACAAGATGATATTCAGCATCTGCGCTGGTTTCAGGTAGATGAACTTATGCAAATGATTGAAAAACAAGACATTACCGAGGAACACAGCGCTATGCTTCAGCTCCTCGCTCATAAATACACAAAAAGTTTAACCCTAAATTAA
- a CDS encoding NUDIX hydrolase: protein MALIQDIKVAVDAVVFGYTSAEGLSILLIKRNDETYQGSWALPGGLVKNDESLEEAVARELNEETGVSINYLEQLYTFGTPARDPRNRVVSVAYYGLVQPDVFELDANTDASDAAWFNVKALPDLAFDHDQIIQVAIKRLQGKIIYEPIGFELLDKKFPFSELEKLYKTVLDRPLDRRNFKKKIMKFGFIEETTEKQQLEGAGRPGYLYQFDQEKYFQLKKDGINFEI, encoded by the coding sequence ATGGCACTTATTCAGGATATCAAAGTAGCGGTAGACGCAGTGGTTTTTGGTTACACCTCAGCGGAAGGTCTTTCCATTTTATTGATCAAAAGAAACGATGAGACCTACCAGGGCTCTTGGGCTTTGCCGGGTGGTTTGGTTAAAAATGATGAGTCCCTTGAGGAAGCCGTAGCCCGAGAGTTAAACGAAGAAACTGGTGTATCTATTAATTATCTGGAGCAGCTCTACACCTTTGGTACGCCAGCCAGAGATCCGCGAAACCGAGTGGTGTCCGTGGCCTATTACGGACTAGTGCAACCCGATGTTTTCGAGCTAGATGCTAATACTGATGCCAGTGATGCGGCCTGGTTCAATGTAAAAGCCCTCCCCGATCTGGCTTTTGACCACGATCAGATAATACAGGTGGCCATCAAGAGGCTGCAAGGTAAAATCATTTATGAACCCATTGGTTTTGAACTTCTTGATAAGAAATTTCCTTTCTCCGAGCTTGAAAAGCTTTATAAAACGGTCCTCGATCGTCCGCTAGACCGAAGAAACTTTAAGAAAAAGATTATGAAGTTTGGTTTTATTGAAGAAACCACTGAAAAGCAACAATTAGAAGGTGCTGGCCGTCCTGGCTATTTATACCAATTTGATCAGGAAAAATACTTCCAACTTAAAAAAGACGGTATTAATTTTGAAATTTAA
- a CDS encoding transferase produces the protein MYLLFPGRHHLMTSFQFRYLQNLIQSGLHQAQDVDGEVIDQRYKIDGVIFAVTSANHSGTKRNPIPFYLRAMMIQEFCKELEVPCYVYGIDDVGQLPNFATYTVKQVKHQSDLQLNLTPENTFVICSTPVLQMYQSLGFSILPAELKDVAKQEFSTDLPWDIVEQIVAADQWQDDAKLMDKVHPATQHIWHTYQLGEKVNNILSDPIIGEDGDITESRDYNTYVRQMDEIAEIKFKDTSPYILPGRIGDIGCAVGSWIKQASEDSRLRESDFYGIEVARQLFDICNQRKHNGEFSNPNVFFAQKNAVTSLVFEKEAMNTIHTSSLTHEIESYGSRKDLLTFIANRYDELVSGGVWINRDVIGPENGEQEVYMWLNKEDGKNDCYDQQFDDHQQLVAYLDGLSTYSRFLRFAQDFRKTEDDAIVYSLKELGDKSFVVMKLKDAAEFMLTKDYTDNWYSEMHERFCFWSITDWEEQLLKAGFQLVESSHAYTNPWIAENSLKEK, from the coding sequence ATGTATTTATTATTTCCAGGGCGTCATCATTTAATGACGAGTTTTCAGTTTCGTTATCTTCAGAATCTTATCCAAAGTGGGCTTCATCAGGCGCAGGATGTGGATGGTGAGGTCATAGACCAGCGTTATAAGATTGACGGGGTGATATTTGCAGTTACGTCGGCTAATCATAGTGGTACCAAGCGCAATCCTATCCCCTTTTATCTGCGCGCTATGATGATTCAGGAGTTTTGCAAAGAACTGGAGGTGCCCTGTTATGTTTATGGTATTGATGATGTGGGGCAGCTGCCTAACTTCGCGACTTACACCGTAAAACAAGTGAAGCATCAGAGTGACTTGCAACTGAACCTGACGCCTGAAAACACCTTTGTAATCTGTTCTACGCCGGTTTTGCAGATGTATCAATCTTTGGGCTTTTCCATATTACCGGCAGAGTTGAAAGACGTGGCCAAGCAGGAATTTAGCACTGACTTGCCTTGGGACATAGTAGAGCAAATAGTGGCGGCAGATCAATGGCAGGATGATGCCAAGCTCATGGATAAGGTGCATCCGGCCACTCAGCATATCTGGCACACTTACCAGCTGGGGGAAAAGGTTAATAACATCCTCTCCGACCCCATTATAGGTGAAGATGGAGATATCACAGAGTCTAGAGATTATAACACCTATGTGAGGCAGATGGATGAGATAGCGGAGATCAAGTTTAAGGATACCAGCCCTTATATTCTCCCAGGACGTATCGGTGATATTGGTTGTGCAGTGGGCTCCTGGATCAAGCAGGCCAGTGAAGACTCCCGTTTACGTGAGTCAGATTTTTATGGTATTGAGGTGGCTCGCCAGCTGTTTGATATTTGTAATCAGCGAAAGCACAATGGTGAGTTTAGTAACCCCAATGTATTCTTTGCCCAGAAAAATGCCGTTACCTCGCTGGTGTTTGAAAAAGAGGCCATGAATACCATTCACACTTCTTCATTAACGCATGAGATAGAATCATACGGAAGTAGAAAAGATCTGTTAACCTTTATAGCCAATAGATATGACGAGCTGGTTTCAGGTGGTGTCTGGATAAATAGAGATGTGATTGGCCCTGAAAACGGTGAGCAGGAAGTATACATGTGGCTGAATAAGGAAGATGGTAAAAATGATTGCTACGACCAGCAGTTTGATGACCATCAGCAGTTGGTGGCCTACCTGGATGGCCTTTCTACGTATTCCAGGTTCTTACGCTTCGCCCAGGATTTTAGAAAGACCGAGGATGATGCCATTGTGTATTCCTTAAAAGAACTAGGTGACAAGTCTTTTGTTGTAATGAAATTAAAAGATGCGGCTGAATTTATGCTTACCAAGGATTATACTGACAACTGGTATAGCGAAATGCATGAGCGCTTTTGCTTCTGGAGTATTACTGACTGGGAAGAACAGTTGTTGAAAGCTGGTTTTCAGTTAGTGGAAAGTTCACACGCTTATACCAACCCATGGATTGCAGAGAATAGTTTGAAGGAAAAGTGA
- a CDS encoding DUF3160 domain-containing protein produces MKLVDYNKTGRITFGIVLSLMLAACGSDNKKEQQNKEDSLVVIKDEPASIAPEIEEQEGEFLGWNFGSYDSLREALHPFDLNQNLDGKTAHQLRILRNTIPARYGYLFMKSDLRGYFYDKPWYRNLMESRWYGDCENSGLQPAPPIVYTNEEIAFMDRVKKREAELRNENFHEQGGLRLANINNIINGWQYKSIPQKLIDQLGKNGFAIVPNNNVQLFHLYEENDYSQTQNFVTTDLYLQLFHMHFSFMLRQLEEEQFIPILKELLSGFLNELDEEMFKSTDQETKDALRYNAISFSIPLSILDETATIPEKYETIINSELSKIKAAQASTSDFIPAYSDFKFPYDQFKPRGHYTRTESLQKYFNAMQWLQLVPYCLKDQNDLSMAVTAAFILANGHSQKSGKSLLQLYESILTPTTFLIGQPDNLSISDICNVLKKKQFDNLTEVLEPSNLQLISEDLELLAKNKNIIKPKVENTCADKINFMPARFVLDNEILQTMTHLAKRPYPKGLDVLAGFGSEAAEKILIDELKETTQWSEFLPHLDEMKAKYSNYDKWDETVYAKWVQGLNLMLEKDDRYPYFMQIPQWNKKNLNTALASWAELKHDAILYTEQVGAAECGGGEDCEPPPNPYVVGYVEPNVKYWKSAIELLDLSSSMLEEHELLNNSMRHDFNSLRETCTFLLTVSRKELRGEKLSEQEYRTIELIGSSVDYLTRGILNVNEWREVTGPDKEISVVADIYTNNQGDQAGILHVAVGYANDIYVLVEIEGSLYITKGATFSYYEFPTPLDKRMTDEEWQEMLKNKQVYPTPSWMDEIILDLNEDVRPQTVEYIYSSGC; encoded by the coding sequence ATGAAGTTAGTAGATTATAATAAGACTGGCAGAATAACTTTTGGAATCGTTCTATCTCTTATGTTAGCAGCTTGTGGCAGCGACAATAAAAAAGAGCAACAAAATAAAGAAGACTCATTAGTTGTAATTAAAGATGAACCAGCTTCTATAGCACCCGAAATAGAAGAGCAAGAAGGAGAATTTTTGGGCTGGAATTTTGGATCCTATGACTCACTTCGCGAGGCACTACACCCGTTTGATCTAAATCAGAATTTGGATGGGAAAACTGCTCACCAATTACGTATTTTAAGAAATACCATTCCTGCTCGATATGGCTATTTATTTATGAAATCTGATTTGAGAGGCTATTTCTATGACAAACCATGGTACCGCAATTTGATGGAATCAAGATGGTATGGCGACTGTGAAAATAGTGGCCTTCAGCCTGCCCCACCTATTGTATACACAAATGAAGAGATTGCATTTATGGATAGAGTTAAAAAGCGTGAAGCAGAGTTGAGAAATGAAAATTTTCATGAACAAGGTGGCTTGAGATTAGCCAATATTAATAATATTATAAATGGATGGCAATACAAGAGTATTCCTCAAAAACTGATTGATCAATTAGGAAAGAACGGCTTTGCAATTGTTCCTAACAATAACGTGCAGCTATTTCATCTTTACGAAGAGAATGACTATAGTCAAACTCAGAATTTTGTAACTACAGACTTATATCTTCAACTTTTTCATATGCATTTTTCATTTATGCTAAGGCAGTTAGAAGAAGAACAGTTTATACCGATATTAAAAGAGCTTTTATCAGGATTTTTGAATGAATTGGATGAGGAAATGTTCAAAAGTACGGATCAAGAAACTAAGGATGCATTACGTTACAATGCCATTTCATTTTCCATCCCACTTTCTATCTTAGATGAAACTGCCACTATACCTGAAAAATACGAGACAATTATAAATTCAGAATTATCAAAGATAAAAGCTGCTCAAGCTTCAACTTCTGATTTTATACCTGCTTATTCGGATTTTAAATTTCCATATGATCAGTTTAAACCTAGAGGACATTATACCAGAACGGAATCTTTGCAGAAATACTTCAATGCTATGCAATGGCTTCAGTTAGTTCCATATTGTTTAAAGGATCAAAATGACCTCTCTATGGCTGTAACTGCAGCATTTATCTTGGCTAATGGTCATTCTCAAAAATCAGGTAAGTCGCTATTGCAACTTTATGAATCTATACTAACACCCACAACATTTCTTATAGGTCAGCCTGATAACTTATCCATATCAGATATTTGCAATGTGCTAAAGAAAAAACAATTTGATAATCTGACAGAGGTTTTAGAGCCTTCTAACTTGCAATTGATTTCCGAGGATTTAGAGCTTCTGGCTAAGAATAAGAATATCATAAAGCCTAAAGTTGAGAACACTTGCGCAGATAAGATCAATTTTATGCCCGCCCGCTTTGTTTTGGATAATGAGATTTTGCAAACAATGACTCATTTGGCAAAACGCCCTTACCCCAAGGGATTAGATGTATTGGCAGGTTTCGGGAGCGAAGCAGCTGAAAAAATATTGATAGATGAGCTTAAGGAAACCACCCAGTGGTCAGAGTTTCTGCCTCATTTGGATGAAATGAAAGCCAAATACAGCAATTATGATAAATGGGATGAAACGGTCTATGCCAAATGGGTTCAAGGGCTGAATCTCATGCTTGAAAAAGATGATAGGTACCCCTATTTCATGCAAATACCGCAGTGGAACAAGAAAAATCTGAATACTGCTTTAGCCTCCTGGGCTGAATTAAAGCATGATGCTATATTATATACTGAACAAGTAGGTGCTGCCGAATGTGGTGGCGGTGAAGATTGTGAGCCTCCTCCAAATCCCTATGTAGTGGGCTATGTGGAGCCTAATGTGAAATATTGGAAGTCTGCCATTGAATTGCTTGACCTATCAAGCTCAATGCTGGAAGAACATGAGCTATTAAATAATTCAATGAGACATGATTTTAATAGTTTGAGAGAGACCTGTACTTTTCTTCTTACTGTGAGCAGAAAAGAGCTCAGAGGTGAAAAGCTTTCTGAGCAGGAGTATCGGACCATAGAACTCATTGGAAGTTCGGTAGATTATCTCACACGCGGGATATTAAATGTCAACGAATGGAGAGAAGTTACAGGACCTGATAAAGAAATATCTGTAGTGGCGGATATATATACCAATAATCAAGGAGATCAGGCAGGTATTCTGCATGTGGCTGTAGGGTATGCCAATGATATATATGTTTTGGTAGAGATAGAAGGAAGTCTTTACATCACTAAGGGAGCGACATTTAGCTATTATGAGTTTCCAACTCCTCTAGACAAAAGAATGACAGATGAAGAATGGCAGGAGATGCTTAAGAATAAGCAAGTTTACCCAACTCCAAGCTGGATGGATGAAATAATACTCGATTTGAACGAAGATGTTAGGCCACAAACTGTCGAATATATTTACAGTTCAGGATGTTAA
- a CDS encoding CapA family protein — MLKKFYYLLFIGIIGCDSRDDMAIVFGGDVMLDRGVKLKADQRGMDYLLNDISHVFTEADYGVVNLECPIGTEPTPLTKKYVFLGNPESLTPLRSAGITHAIMANNHAYDHGRRVMTGTAKLLLENNIIPIGYGISQQDACTPVILEKGDIKVALFASVTLGLEAWMYLEDEPGMCQSTISDLVSSIKVYKENNPNSLIIVSLHWGLEYQRRPTSIQRREARALVSAGADAIIGHHPHVVQSYENIDGHPVFYSVGNLLFDNQNPITHDGILVKLVINADRKIRPEIIPYHAEDCKPYIMPNPEKSKFIIELQKRSELL; from the coding sequence ATGTTAAAAAAGTTTTACTATCTGCTTTTTATTGGCATCATTGGATGTGATTCGCGAGATGATATGGCGATTGTATTTGGTGGAGATGTAATGCTGGACCGTGGTGTAAAACTTAAAGCTGATCAGCGCGGTATGGATTACTTGCTTAATGATATTAGCCATGTTTTTACTGAAGCCGATTATGGAGTTGTAAATCTTGAGTGTCCTATTGGAACGGAACCCACCCCGTTAACAAAAAAGTATGTCTTTTTGGGTAATCCTGAATCATTAACACCTCTTCGTTCAGCAGGAATTACGCATGCTATAATGGCAAATAATCATGCGTATGATCATGGCAGGCGGGTCATGACAGGAACAGCCAAGCTTTTGTTGGAAAACAATATTATTCCAATCGGATATGGCATATCTCAGCAAGATGCTTGCACTCCGGTTATTTTAGAAAAAGGTGACATTAAAGTGGCTCTTTTTGCATCTGTAACTCTTGGTCTTGAAGCCTGGATGTATCTAGAGGATGAACCAGGAATGTGCCAGTCTACAATTTCTGATTTGGTCAGTAGTATAAAAGTTTACAAAGAAAATAATCCAAATAGTTTGATTATTGTGTCCTTGCACTGGGGTTTAGAATATCAGCGTAGACCCACCTCAATACAGCGTAGAGAAGCGCGGGCTTTAGTGAGTGCTGGTGCAGATGCAATAATAGGTCACCACCCCCATGTGGTTCAGAGCTACGAAAATATTGACGGTCATCCTGTTTTTTATAGTGTAGGCAACCTTCTTTTTGATAATCAAAACCCAATAACCCATGATGGTATCCTGGTAAAGTTGGTTATCAACGCCGATAGAAAAATAAGGCCCGAGATTATTCCCTATCACGCAGAAGATTGTAAGCCCTATATTATGCCTAATCCAGAAAAATCTAAATTTATTATTGAGCTCCAAAAGCGCTCCGAACTTCTATGA
- a CDS encoding LOG family protein — protein MSYTEIDSKEKFEQLLEGKNHISKCVFQNINLSLPENIYDYTFSDNVFLGCIMHEPLIERLSINNIIIPTLPGLPYNCFPGQLYDRHSLLNNYTLGQPESYSLSLDNQVYNHFLSTGKIADSIYETLARRLHDHSITDSLEEFISKWDEKKVVAIMGGHNLSRNAESYEKIVRISKQLTEEGYLMVSGGGPGAMEATHAGAWLAGRDESLVKVFIEKLSEAPSYKDELWLDKAFELIEQYPQNDYESLGIPTWLYGHEPPTPFASKIAKYFANSVREDGLLTIAKGGIVFAPGSAGTIQEIFQEATQNHYLSFGYASPMIFLNEDYWTNDRPVYPLLASMMKEGKYQHLLLSITDDGEEVMDTIRNFSS, from the coding sequence ATGTCATACACCGAAATTGATTCTAAAGAGAAGTTTGAACAGCTACTGGAAGGAAAGAATCACATATCTAAATGCGTTTTTCAAAATATAAACCTTAGTCTACCTGAAAATATTTATGATTATACTTTTAGTGATAATGTGTTTTTAGGCTGTATTATGCATGAGCCTCTAATTGAGAGGTTGAGCATTAATAACATTATCATCCCCACCTTACCAGGGTTGCCATATAACTGCTTTCCTGGTCAGCTTTATGATAGGCATTCGCTGCTTAATAATTACACCTTAGGCCAACCTGAAAGTTATTCATTATCACTTGACAATCAAGTATATAATCACTTCTTAAGCACAGGGAAGATCGCCGATAGCATATACGAAACTTTAGCCAGGAGGCTGCATGATCACTCCATAACGGATAGTCTTGAAGAATTTATCAGCAAGTGGGACGAGAAGAAGGTGGTGGCCATTATGGGAGGGCACAACCTCTCTAGAAATGCAGAAAGCTATGAGAAGATAGTTCGAATCAGTAAGCAACTGACAGAAGAGGGCTATTTGATGGTTTCTGGAGGTGGACCTGGTGCCATGGAGGCCACACATGCTGGTGCCTGGCTAGCCGGTAGAGATGAAAGCTTAGTAAAAGTGTTCATAGAAAAACTCTCCGAGGCGCCATCTTATAAAGATGAATTATGGTTAGACAAGGCCTTTGAATTGATAGAACAATACCCTCAAAATGACTATGAAAGTCTGGGTATCCCAACCTGGCTTTACGGACATGAACCACCTACGCCATTTGCCTCCAAAATAGCCAAATACTTTGCGAATAGCGTAAGAGAAGATGGATTACTCACCATTGCTAAAGGTGGAATAGTATTCGCTCCAGGAAGTGCAGGCACCATCCAGGAAATATTTCAAGAGGCGACCCAAAACCACTACCTCAGCTTTGGCTATGCCAGCCCCATGATCTTTTTGAATGAAGATTATTGGACCAATGACAGACCTGTGTATCCTCTATTGGCATCTATGATGAAAGAAGGAAAGTATCAGCATTTGCTGTTGTCTATTACTGATGATGGGGAAGAGGTGATGGATACTATAAGAAATTTTAGCTCCTAG
- a CDS encoding GxxExxY protein, giving the protein MEHEELTHKIIGACMEVHGELGNGFQEVIYQRALAIELASRGLNFSREHEMEIQYKGEAIGTRRVDFFIEESVMLEIKAVINLEDVHLAQAMNYLEAYDLEIGLLINFGSKSLQFKRVHNNKKIKQSGK; this is encoded by the coding sequence ATGGAACATGAGGAGTTAACTCACAAAATAATAGGAGCCTGCATGGAAGTTCATGGAGAATTAGGTAATGGATTTCAAGAGGTGATTTATCAGCGTGCTTTGGCCATTGAATTGGCAAGTCGCGGATTGAATTTTAGTCGTGAGCATGAAATGGAAATTCAATACAAAGGCGAAGCGATAGGCACCAGACGTGTAGACTTTTTTATAGAAGAATCTGTCATGCTGGAAATTAAGGCGGTTATTAATTTAGAAGATGTGCACCTGGCACAAGCCATGAACTACCTCGAGGCGTATGATCTGGAAATTGGCTTATTAATCAACTTCGGTTCAAAATCTCTTCAATTTAAACGGGTACACAATAACAAAAAAATCAAGCAATCAGGTAAATAA
- a CDS encoding nicotinate phosphoribosyltransferase codes for MKTNNLILLADAYKYSHHKLYYPGTTKIYSYLESRGGKFDSTVFYGLQYFLKEYLEGFAFTQEDLDEAEPFLQQVFGRDDVFDKSKFQYILDKYHGKLPVKIKAVPEGTVVPVKNVLMTIENTDPNCFWLTNFLETLLMQVWYPSTVATISREVKKVVTHYFEETATDGAEAGIEFVLNDFGFRGVSSVESAGLGGSAHLVNFQGSDTIAGSVLARKYYNTDQVYGKSVPATEHSICTLLGEQGELDMFKHVLKTFPTGIVACVSDSYNIFKACEQYWGEDLKTEVLSREGVLVIRPDSGDPVMTLLRIFEILFAKFGFTTNDKGYKVLPPQVRVIQGDGVNYDAIKQMYQALKDNGISAENLVLGMGGALLQKLDRDTQKFALKCSYAQVNGQDVVVQKSPTEMDTIGNITGSFKKSKGGRLKLVKLQGEPTTVLESDCPELEDVMITVFENGEMVNECTFEQVRENAKVLFKQPVL; via the coding sequence ATGAAAACGAATAATTTAATACTACTCGCTGATGCCTACAAGTATTCTCACCATAAGCTGTACTACCCAGGCACTACCAAGATTTATAGTTACCTGGAGAGCAGAGGTGGCAAGTTTGATAGCACTGTTTTTTACGGGCTGCAATATTTCCTCAAAGAATATCTGGAAGGCTTTGCCTTTACCCAGGAAGATCTTGATGAGGCAGAACCCTTCTTACAGCAGGTGTTTGGAAGAGATGATGTGTTCGATAAAAGTAAGTTTCAATACATTTTGGATAAATACCATGGCAAATTACCGGTGAAGATCAAGGCAGTACCGGAAGGAACTGTGGTGCCAGTGAAAAATGTGCTGATGACTATAGAAAACACTGATCCTAACTGTTTCTGGCTTACCAATTTTCTGGAGACTTTGCTCATGCAGGTTTGGTATCCTAGCACGGTGGCTACCATTAGTAGAGAAGTAAAAAAGGTAGTAACTCATTACTTTGAAGAGACTGCTACTGATGGTGCTGAAGCAGGAATTGAGTTTGTACTCAACGATTTTGGATTCAGAGGTGTAAGCAGTGTAGAGAGTGCCGGCCTGGGCGGAAGTGCTCACCTGGTAAACTTTCAGGGAAGTGATACCATTGCAGGTTCTGTGCTTGCCCGGAAGTATTATAACACCGATCAGGTATATGGTAAAAGCGTGCCGGCTACTGAGCATAGTATCTGTACTTTGCTCGGTGAGCAGGGTGAACTGGATATGTTTAAGCATGTGCTGAAGACCTTCCCTACTGGCATAGTTGCCTGTGTATCAGATAGCTATAATATCTTTAAAGCTTGTGAGCAATACTGGGGTGAAGACCTAAAAACTGAAGTGCTGAGCCGCGAAGGTGTGTTAGTAATTCGTCCTGATAGCGGTGATCCTGTGATGACACTGTTGAGAATATTTGAGATTCTCTTTGCTAAATTCGGATTTACCACCAATGATAAAGGCTATAAGGTACTCCCTCCACAAGTGAGAGTAATTCAGGGAGACGGTGTAAACTATGATGCCATCAAACAGATGTATCAGGCCTTAAAGGACAACGGCATCAGTGCCGAAAATCTGGTACTGGGCATGGGAGGAGCGCTTTTACAGAAACTGGATAGAGATACACAAAAATTTGCATTGAAATGTAGCTATGCGCAGGTTAACGGTCAAGACGTGGTGGTGCAGAAAAGCCCTACAGAAATGGATACCATCGGAAATATTACCGGCAGCTTCAAGAAAAGTAAAGGTGGCAGATTGAAGCTGGTGAAGCTGCAGGGAGAACCGACCACTGTTCTGGAAAGTGACTGCCCTGAGTTGGAAGATGTGATGATAACAGTATTTGAAAATGGTGAAATGGTGAATGAATGCACTTTCGAACAAGTACGAGAAAACGCAAAAGTACTATTTAAACAACCAGTATTATGA